The proteins below come from a single Alnus glutinosa chromosome 9, dhAlnGlut1.1, whole genome shotgun sequence genomic window:
- the LOC133877173 gene encoding pentatricopeptide repeat-containing protein At5g01110 isoform X1 produces the protein MATQRLLSPKPTLRTLTTITKPSFHDQACSHRPHSLSSPPKPDPNHGLRTLQTGEVPASLSDSFLLEKILFSLKQGNPNSLRNYLFRLNPLVVFEVLYRCRENLQLGQRFIDLIVLNCPNFKHSSQSLSAIVHVLVRSRRLSDAQSFILRMIRKSGVSRVEIVESLASVCYKFGSNSSVFDLLIRTYVQARKLREGSEAFRALRSKGFCVSINACNSLLGGLVKVGWVDLAWDVYGEVVRSGIDLNAYTLNIMVNALCKDRKIDNVRSFLSDMEEKTVFPDIVTYNTLINGYCREGLLDEAFEILNSMSGKGLKPGLFTYNAIINGLCKKGKYGRAKEVLGEMLHNGLSPDTATYNTLLVESGRNDNILEAEEIFNEMLHRGVVPDLVSFSSLIGAFMRTGHLDQALVHFRNMKKTGLVPDNVIYTILIDGYCRNGMMPGALKMRDEMLRQGCAMDVITYNTILNGLCRGKMLADADELFNEMVEKGVFPDFYTFATLINGYCKDGNMNKALSLFETMTQRNLKPDIVTYNTLIDGFCKAGEMEKAEELWGDMISRRISPNHISYGILINGFCIMGYVSEAFRLWDEMVEKGIRPSPVTCNTIIKGFCRSGNALKADDFLSKMILKGVVPDSITYNTLINGYVKEENMDKAFVLINKLEKQGLLPDVITYNVILDGFCRQGRMKEAELVLEKMIEKGVNPDRFTYTSLINGHVSQDNLKEAFRFHDEMLQRGFVPDDKF, from the coding sequence ATGGCCACTCAACGGCTACTTTCCCCGAAACCCACTCTCAGAACCCTCACAACCATTACAAAACCTTCATTCCACGACCAAGCTTGTTCTCACAGGCCTCACTCCCTCTCTTCTCCTCCAAAACCTGACCCTAACCATGGCCTCAGAACCCTCCAAACCGGAGAAGTACCGGCTTCATTATCAGATTCTTTCTTGTTGGAAAAGATTTTGTTCAGTTTAAAGCAAGGTAATCCCAACTCATTGCGCAATTATCTCTTTCGGTTAAACCCTTTGGTTGTATTTGAAGTTCTTTACCGTTGCCGTGAAAATTTGCAACTAGGTCAGAGATTTATTGACTTGATTGTGTTGAATTGTCCAAATTTTAAGCATTCGTCTCAATCTTTGAGTGCAATAGTTCACGTTTTGGTGCGTAGCCGGAGGCTATCGGATGCGCAATCTTTCATTCTTAGAATGATTAGGAAGAGTGGCGTGTCAAGGGTTGAGATTGTCGAGTCGTTGGCATCGGTATGTTACAAATTTGGGTCGAATTCTTCGGTTTTTGATTTGTTGATTAGGACTTACGTGCAAGCTAGGAAATTAAGGGAGGGGTCCGAGGCGTTTCGGGCGTTGAGAAGTAAAGGGTTTTGTGTTTCTATCAATGCTTGTAATAGTCTTCTAGGTGGGCTTGTGAAGGTAGGGTGGGTTGATTTGGCATGGGACGTATATGGTGAAGTTGTTAGGAGTGGGATTGATTTGAATGCCTATACGCTCAATATTATGGTTAACGCGCTGTGTAAAGATCGAAAAATTGATAATGTTAGGTCGTTCTTATCGGATATGGAAGAGAAGACGGTTTTTCCAGATATTGTGACTTACAATACACTTATCAATGGATATTGTCGTGAAGGGCTCTTGGATGAAGCTTTTGAGATACTGAACTCAATGTCAGGTAAGGGGTTGAAACCGGGCCTTTTCACTTATAATGCTATCATAAATGGTTTGTGTAAGAAGGGAAAGTATGGAAGAGCAAAGGAAGTCTTGGGTGAAATGTTGCACAATGGGTTGAGTCCTGATACTGCTACTTATAACACACTGCTTGTAGAGAGTGGTAGGAACGATAATATTTTGGAAGCTGAAGAGATTTTTAATGAAATGTTGCATCGTGGTGTTGTTCCTGATTTAGTTAGCTTTAGTTCGCTTATTGGGGCTTTTATGAGGACTGGTCATCTTGATCAGGCGTTAGTGCATTTTAGAAATATGAAGAAAACTGGCTTGGTTCCGGATAATGTGATCTATACTATTCTTATAGATGGGTATTGTAGAAACGGCATGATGCCGGGGGCTTTGAAGATGCGGGATGAAATGCTACGGCAGGGTTGTGCTATGGATGTGATTACATACAACACTATTTTGAATGGGCTGTGTAGGGGGAAGATGCTTGCTGATGCAGATGAGCTCTTCAATGAGATGGTGGAAAAGGGTGTGTTTCCTGATTTCTACACTTTCGCCACCCTCATTAATGGATATTGTAAGGATGGGAATATGAATAAAGCACTTAGTTTGTTTGAGACAATGACACAGAGGAATCTCAAGCCTGACATAGTGACATACAATACATTAATTGATGGGTTTTGTAAAGCAGGTGAAATGGAGAAAGCTGAGGAGTTATGGGGTGATATGATCTCTAGAAGGATTTCTCCCAATCACATCTCGTATGGCATTCTCATTAATGGATTTTGTATTATGGGATATGTATCTGAGGCTTTCAGGTTGTGGGATGAGATGGTTGAAAAAGGTATCAGACCCTCTCCGGTGACTTGCAACACTATTATAAAGGGCTTTTGCCGGTCAGGTAATGCATTAAAAGCAGATGACTTCTTGAGCAAGATGATTTTGAAAGGAGTTGTTCCTGATAGCATTACGTATAACACTCTTATTAATGGTTATGTAAAAGAAGAGAATATGGACAAAGCTTTTGTTTTGATTAACAAGCTGGAGAAACAAGGGCTATTGCCTGACGTTATTACATATAATGTTATTTTGGATGGGTTTTGTAGACAAGGTAGAATGAAAGAGGCTGAACTAGTACTGGAGAAGATGATTGAGAAAGGTGTAAATCCTGATAGATTCACATACACCTCATTGATAAATGGACATGTGAGCCAGGACAACCTGAAGGAGGCATTTCGGTTCCACGATGAAATGCTGCAAAGGGGATTTGTTCCAGATGATAAATTCTAA
- the LOC133877173 gene encoding pentatricopeptide repeat-containing protein At5g01110 isoform X2: protein MATQRLLSPKPTLRTLTTITKPSFHDQACSHRPHSLSSPPKPDPNHGLRTLQTGEVPASLSDSFLLEKILFSLKQGNPNSLRNYLFRLNPLVVFEVLYRCRENLQLGQRFIDLIVLNCPNFKHSSQSLSAIVHVLVRSRRLSDAQSFILRMIRKSGVSRVEIVESLASVCYKFGSNSSVFDLLIRTYVQARKLREGSEAFRALRSKGFCVSINACNSLLGGLVKVGWVDLAWDVYGEVVRSGIDLNAYTLNIMVNALCKDRKIDNVRSFLSDMEEKTVFPDIVTYNTLINGYCREGLLDEAFEILNSMSGKGLKPGLFTYNAIINGLCKKGKYGRAKEVLGEMLHNGLSPDTATYNTLLVESGRNDNILEAEEIFNEMLHRGVVPDLVSFSSLIGAFMRTGHLDQALVHFRNMKKTGLVPDNVIYTILIDGYCRNGMMPGALKMRDEMLRQGCAMDVITYNTILNGLCRGKMLADADELFNEMVEKGVFPDFYTFATLINGYCKDGNMNKALSLFETMTQRNLKPDIVTYNTLIDGFCKAGEMEKAEELWGDMISRRISPNHISYGILINGFCIMGYVSEAFRLWDEMVEKGIRPSPVTCNTIIKGFCRSDKVE from the exons ATGGCCACTCAACGGCTACTTTCCCCGAAACCCACTCTCAGAACCCTCACAACCATTACAAAACCTTCATTCCACGACCAAGCTTGTTCTCACAGGCCTCACTCCCTCTCTTCTCCTCCAAAACCTGACCCTAACCATGGCCTCAGAACCCTCCAAACCGGAGAAGTACCGGCTTCATTATCAGATTCTTTCTTGTTGGAAAAGATTTTGTTCAGTTTAAAGCAAGGTAATCCCAACTCATTGCGCAATTATCTCTTTCGGTTAAACCCTTTGGTTGTATTTGAAGTTCTTTACCGTTGCCGTGAAAATTTGCAACTAGGTCAGAGATTTATTGACTTGATTGTGTTGAATTGTCCAAATTTTAAGCATTCGTCTCAATCTTTGAGTGCAATAGTTCACGTTTTGGTGCGTAGCCGGAGGCTATCGGATGCGCAATCTTTCATTCTTAGAATGATTAGGAAGAGTGGCGTGTCAAGGGTTGAGATTGTCGAGTCGTTGGCATCGGTATGTTACAAATTTGGGTCGAATTCTTCGGTTTTTGATTTGTTGATTAGGACTTACGTGCAAGCTAGGAAATTAAGGGAGGGGTCCGAGGCGTTTCGGGCGTTGAGAAGTAAAGGGTTTTGTGTTTCTATCAATGCTTGTAATAGTCTTCTAGGTGGGCTTGTGAAGGTAGGGTGGGTTGATTTGGCATGGGACGTATATGGTGAAGTTGTTAGGAGTGGGATTGATTTGAATGCCTATACGCTCAATATTATGGTTAACGCGCTGTGTAAAGATCGAAAAATTGATAATGTTAGGTCGTTCTTATCGGATATGGAAGAGAAGACGGTTTTTCCAGATATTGTGACTTACAATACACTTATCAATGGATATTGTCGTGAAGGGCTCTTGGATGAAGCTTTTGAGATACTGAACTCAATGTCAGGTAAGGGGTTGAAACCGGGCCTTTTCACTTATAATGCTATCATAAATGGTTTGTGTAAGAAGGGAAAGTATGGAAGAGCAAAGGAAGTCTTGGGTGAAATGTTGCACAATGGGTTGAGTCCTGATACTGCTACTTATAACACACTGCTTGTAGAGAGTGGTAGGAACGATAATATTTTGGAAGCTGAAGAGATTTTTAATGAAATGTTGCATCGTGGTGTTGTTCCTGATTTAGTTAGCTTTAGTTCGCTTATTGGGGCTTTTATGAGGACTGGTCATCTTGATCAGGCGTTAGTGCATTTTAGAAATATGAAGAAAACTGGCTTGGTTCCGGATAATGTGATCTATACTATTCTTATAGATGGGTATTGTAGAAACGGCATGATGCCGGGGGCTTTGAAGATGCGGGATGAAATGCTACGGCAGGGTTGTGCTATGGATGTGATTACATACAACACTATTTTGAATGGGCTGTGTAGGGGGAAGATGCTTGCTGATGCAGATGAGCTCTTCAATGAGATGGTGGAAAAGGGTGTGTTTCCTGATTTCTACACTTTCGCCACCCTCATTAATGGATATTGTAAGGATGGGAATATGAATAAAGCACTTAGTTTGTTTGAGACAATGACACAGAGGAATCTCAAGCCTGACATAGTGACATACAATACATTAATTGATGGGTTTTGTAAAGCAGGTGAAATGGAGAAAGCTGAGGAGTTATGGGGTGATATGATCTCTAGAAGGATTTCTCCCAATCACATCTCGTATGGCATTCTCATTAATGGATTTTGTATTATGGGATATGTATCTGAGGCTTTCAGGTTGTGGGATGAGATGGTTGAAAAAGGTATCAGACCCTCTCCGGTGACTTGCAACACTATTATAAAGGGCTTTTGCCGGTCAG ACAAGGTAGAATGA